From the genome of Candidatus Bipolaricaulota bacterium:
CTATGAGGGTCTTAAAGCCATTAGAACTTTGGCAAAGCGGGGAATCCCTACTAACGCGACGCTTGTAATGACTCCTGGGCAAGCTCTCTTGGCGGCAAAAGCGGGCGCAAGTTACGTGAGTCCATTTGTAGGACGAGTTGACGATTATTTTGCAGGACATCCTGAATTAGCGGAGTCTTCTAAAGGTTTGCAGGGAGGGATAGACGTAGTACGAAGTATAAGAAAGATCTTTCAGAACTATGATTTCATGACTAAAATCATCGCAGCAAGTATAAGGAATCCGCGGCATGTCCGGGAATCTGCTGAAGCAGGTGCTGAGATTGCTACGATTCCATTTAAAGTTCTCAAGGCTATGTTGCGACATGATAAAACCCAGGAAGGCATCATCCGGTTTACTCGAGATGTGGTCCCCGAGTATAAAGGATTATTTAAGGGGATAGCACCTTCTTGAGAGAAAAAGTGGTTCCTTACCGTTTCATGTGGGGGTAACATAAGCGGGAGTTTTCCAGCGATGAGGTACTCCTTCCTGTCTTCTACAATTGTGAATTTGGAGCTGCCCCTTAAATAGCATTATCTGGGTTGAGGTCTTGGCAGTGAAGCAAGCTTAATTCGAATTATTGTTGGCGCCGCAAATTTGCCCCAAAGGTAAAGGTAGAAGATGGGTTTCACTAAGTGTAAGGGATGGGAGAATGTGGACAGGGTGTGATAATCGCAACTACCCCGTGCTACCGCATCATCACTGCGATCATCAAGCCTGAATGATAATCCGATTGGGAGCAAAGGTTAATCCATGCTGGCATACTGGGTTAATCACTGATGGATAACGGTGTTGGATTTCGTTTTACAATTTACTATAATGACAAGCGCAAACAAATAAAGTAAAGCGCGAGGTATGGGACAATGCAGATAGCGAAGGTGAGTGGAAAATATCAGATAGTCATCCCCAAGAGAGTGAGAGAGGCGCTCGGTCTCCGCCCCGGAGATCGGCTCCTTATCAGCGTTGAAGATGACAAAGCGGTGCTGCGTCTCCAGCCGCGGAGCTACGCCGACCACCTGCGCGGCCTGCACAAGGAGGTTTGGCAGGGGATCAATCCCGCCGACTATCTAAACGAAGAGAGGGACTCTTGGGCGCAAGGGCACTGAAGGATCTTCTCACCAAGCACGAGCGGATTGGGGCGGATACGATGGTCTTCATCTATCACTTAGAGGACCATTCCGTTTACGCTCCACTTACTACCCCCATCTTCGAGGCATGGGAAGCGGGCAAGAACATCGGAGTAACTTCAGTGATCACCCTTATGGAGATCCTTGTCCTTCCTAAGCGGTTGGGAAAAGCAAAATTAGCCCGTGACTACCGGGAGTTGTTGCTTACTTATCCTAATTTGCTCATTGTAGGAATAGACGCCAAGACCGTGGATATCGCCTCCGACCTGAGGGCGAAATACGGAATAAGGACACCTGATGCACTCCAACTGGCAGCAGCGGTGCAAGCCGGAGCGAGCGGATTTATTACGAATGACGCACGGTTCAAACAGGTCGACGAAGGGATAGAAATCATCCTGTTGGACGATTTCATCGATTGAGAAGTCTACTGAAACCGTAGAAGCCTGGCTATACCAGGAATTGTCGTCCCCCTCTTCGTGCAGAACGATGTCCTCTCAAGAAAGGTATTAAATTTCTTCTTGCTTTAGAATTAGTATTAAATTATACTTTGGTTATGATGACGCCTGAGGAACGGATCGAGAGGTTGAGAAACGTGGGCCTGACCCCGACACCGCAGCGGTTGGCTGTCCTTGAATACTTGGATGGGAACCGCTCCCATCCCACTGCGGACGAGATCTATCGCGCGGTGCACGCCAAGCACCCAACGATCGTCAAGGCGACGGTGTATAACGCCCTCTCCGCCCTGAAGAAAGTCGGGGTGGTGCACGAGCTCACGATCGAGCGCGAGGCGGCGCGCTATGAGGCGAATATTTCACCCCACCCGCACTTCATGTGCCGAGTATGCGGGAAGATCTACGACATTGACTTGCCATGCATGGTTCGTCCCGGGGATGAAGTGGACGGGCATCGGGTGGAGACGGTGCATACCTACATCTACGGAGTATGTGCTGCCTGCCGCGAAATCGAAAAAACTAAGAATAAATCCAAGCCGGGAGGTAAGGATGCCTGAGCTTCCCGAGGTGGAGACGATCGTGCGCGGGCTGCGCGAGGCGATCACCGGGGCGACGGTGGAGAAGCTCCAGGTGATCGATCCGCGGATCTCCCTTCCGGAGAAGGAGATCATCGGGAAGAGGATCGCCGCCATCGAGCGCAGGGGAAAATACATCGTCTTCAAGCTCGCTCCGAGCGGGGCGCTCATCTTCCATCTGCGTATGTCCGGGCGGCTCCTCCGCGTCTGCGCCGAGGGGGAGGGGCGCTACTCCCGCCTCGTCCTCCACCTCGATTCCGGGGTCCTCAGGTTCGTCAACCCACGCCGGCTGGGAACGGTCGAGTACTCCGCGAACGGCTTTCCCCATGAGCTAGGGGTAGAGCCGCTCTCGGATGCGTTCACCGTCCACCAGTTGCGGCGACTCCTCGCCGGGAGCCGCCGTCCGGTCAAGCCCTTCCTGATGGACCAGCGGAAGATCGCCGGGTTGGGGAACATCTACGCCTCCGAGGCGCTGTGGCGGGCGGAGATCGATCCACGGCGGACGGCGAACACGATAACCGCCAAGGAAGCACGCGCCCTGCACAGGGGGATAGTGAGCGTGTTGCAAGAAGCGATCGAGCACATGGGAACGACGTTCTCCGATTATCGCGATTCCGATGGTAACAAGGGTGGGTTTCAGGACTTTCTCGCGGTATACGGAAAAGAGGGGCGGAAGTGCTCCCGCTGCGGGACGGAGATCATACGGATCAACCAGGGAGGGCGGTCGACCTACCTCTGCCCTGGGTGCCAGAAATAGGAAGGAGGAATCAATGGAACTTAAAGGAACGAAGACGGAGAAGAACCTGCTCACCGCGTTCGCCGGCGAGTCACAGGCGCGGAACCGCTACACCTACTTCGCCAGCCAGGCGAAGAAGGACGGGTTCGTGCAGATCCAGGCGATCTTCGAGGAGACGGCAAACCAGGAGAAGGAGCACGCCAAACGGCTGTTCAAGTTCCTGAACGGAGGCGAAGTGAAGATCGAGGCCACATTCCCGGCTGGCGTGATCGGAACGACCGCGGAGAACTTGAGAGCCGCGGCCGAGGGCGAGCACTACGAGTGGGAGCAGATGTACCCGGCATTCGCGCAGGAAGCGCGCGCCGAGGGCTTCCCGGAGATCGCACAGGTGTTCGAAGCGATCGCCGTGGCGGAGAAGCAGCACGAAAGGCGCTACCTGGGGCTGCTGAAGAACGTGGAAGCGGGGACGGTGTTCAAGAAGGATCAGCCCGTGGTCTGGCGCTGCCGCAACTGCGGCTACGTCCACACCGGGCCGGAAGCACCGCAGGAGTGTCCGGCGTGTGCTCATCCCCAGGCGCACTTCGAGCTTCTGGCCGAGAATTGGTAAACGATAAGGAGGTAATTGACATGACGGACAACACCTTACAGGTTCAGGAAGCGGCGGGAATTCCCCTTCTCGGGGACCGGTTCCCACAGATGGAAGTACAGACGACACACGGGGTGATGCGCCTCCCGGAAGTGTTCAATGGGAAGTGGTTTCTCCTGTTCAGCCACCCGGCCGATTTCACCCCGGTGTGTACCACCGAGTTTGTAGCGTTCCAGAAGCGCTACGACAAGTTCAAGGAGCTCGATACTGAGCTGATCGGCCTCTCGATCGATCAAGTCTTCTCCCACATCAAGTGGATCGACTGGATCAAGGACAACCTGAACGTGGAGATTCAGTTTCCGATCATCGCCGGAACCGAGGCGATCGCGGCCAAGCTCGGCCTGATCCATCCGGGTAAAGGGACGAACACCGTCCGCGCGGTGTTCATCGTCGACCCAAACGGGATCATCCGCGCGATCATGTACTACCCCCAGGAGCTCGGCCGGAACATGGACGAGTTCCTCCGGATGATCAAGGGGTTCCAGGTCGCCGACCGCGAGGGGGTCGCGATCCCGGCGAACTGGCCGAACAACGAACTGGTCGGGGACGAGGTGATCATCCCACCGGCGAGCGACGTCGAGACGGCGCGGAAGGTCGTGAATGAGTACGAGTGCTACGATTGGTGGCTCTGCCACCGGAGACTCTCCTAAAGGAGGCGATGATGATCGGAAAGCGGATGCAGGATGCGATGAACGAGCAGATCAAGCACGAGCTCGAGTCGGCCTATCTCTATCTGGCGATGGTCGCCTACTTCCGGGCCGAGGGCCTGGATGGGATGGCAAGCTGGATGGAGGTTCAGACCCAGGAAGAGGTCGCGCACGCGATGCGGTTCTTCAACTACATCAACGAGCGCGGTGGTCGGGTCGAACTGAAGGGGCTCGCTGAGCCGCAAAAGGAGTGGGAGTCCCCGCTTGCCGCGTTCGCGGCGGCGTACGAGCACGAGCAATTCATCACCGGCAAAATCAACGAGCTGGTGAAGATCGCTGACGAGGAGAACGACAACGCGGCGAAGATCATGCTCCAGTGGTTCGTCTCCGAGCAGGTGGAGGAGGAGGACTCGACCAAGAAGGTCGTCGATCTCCTGAAGCGGGTCGGAGATTCCGGCCATGGCCTGATTATGGTCGACCGCGAGCTCGGGACGCGGAAGCTCGCCCCGACGAGCGGAGAAGGGGACGCGGAGTGAGCCGGTTCGAGATCGCATCCGATCCGGCGGAGCTGAACCGGACCCTGTTCGAGGTGACGCACGGGCTGTACGTCCTCACCGCGCTCCGCGATGGAAAGGCTAACGGCCAATGCCTCGACGCGGCGATGCAGGTGACGAACTCCCCGCCGCGGATCGCGATCGGGGTGGGGAAGAGATCCCTCACCCACGCGATGATCGCCGGGACCGGCAAGTTCGTCCTGAACGCGCTGGACAGATCTGACCCGAAGTGCCTGGACGTGATCCGGCACTTCGGGTTCCAGTCCGGCCGGGACGTCGACAAGTTCGCCGACTTCCCGTACGAACCGGGGGAGAACGGCTCTCCGATCCTCCCGAATGCGAAGGCGTTCTGGGAGTGCACTGTCCTCCCGGAGTTCACCGTCGACCTCGGGACTCACACCCTGTTCGTAGCAGCGGTCGATCGGGCCGGGGTCCACGAGGACGGCGAGCCGCTGACCTACAACGAGTACCGAAAGACGATGAGAAACAGGAGGTAGGAATGGAAAAGTGGGTATGTACTGTCTGCGGATATGTCTACGATCCGGAAAAGGGAGATCCGGACAGTGGGATCGCCCCCGGCACCCCGTTCGCGGAAATCCCCGACGACTGGGTCTGCCCGGTCTGCGGCGTGCGCAAGGACATGTTCGAAAAACAAGACTGATCGCTGGATGTACCTCCTTGAAAGCCGAGGCTCCAGCGGTATAATAGGATAAAAAGATCGTTTTATCTGGAGGAATGGTGCTCTACTCGCTGACGACGAAGTACGCGGTGATCGCTCTGGTCGAGCTCGCCTCTCGGGAAGGACCGGTGCCGGTGAAGGAGATCGCGCAGGCGCGCGACATCCCTCCCTACTTCCTCGCCAAGCTGATCCCGCCGCTGGTGCGGGCCGGGATCTTGACCTCAACCCGGGGGAAGAACGGGGGGGTGGAGTTCGCCCGCGATCCAAGCGACGTCTCTCTGGCGGATGTGGTCCAGGTGATCGAGGGGAATGAGTACTTTCGGGAGTGCGTGTTCGAGCTCGACCGCTGCGACGGAGACCCGAGCTGTCCGCTTCACGATGTGTGGGACCCGCTCCGCGATGAGATCTCTCGGTTCCTCCACGAGACGACGATCAAATTCGTAGCCGATAAGCTGGCCACAGCCAAGGAGGCACAATGAGCGAACTGATATCGACCCAAAGGAAGGAAGCGCTGCGCAAGATCCTCTCCCGCCTGCATGCAGGAGAGGACCCCGCGGCCTTGAAGGATGAGTTCCAGGACCTGCTGCGCGACGTGACTCCGCTCGAGATATCCCAGATCGAGGCGGAGCTCGTCAAGGAGGGGGTGCCGCGGGAGGAGCTAATGAGCCTGTGCGACGTGCACATGGCCCTGTTTAAGGATTCGCTGGCCCAAGGCCCGAAGGTTCCGGATTGGCATCCGATCAAGATCCTGCTGGAGGAGCATGAGGGGATGCTGGGGGCGGCCGAGCGGATCTGGAACCTCGCCCGTGCAGGGGGTAAGAGCGACGAGCTGCCCGCGCTGGCGGAGAAGCTCGCGGATACCGAGTCCCATTACCAGCGCGAGGAGAACGTCCTGTTCCCGTACCTGGAGCGCCACGGGATCACCGAGCCGCCGGCGATCATGTGGATGGAGCACGACCGGATCCGCGCCGAGCGCAAGGGGGTGATCTCCCTGATCGAGGAAGGTGCTCCGGAAAAGCTCCTCGCGGTGAAGGCGAAGGGCCTGTACGAGCTTTTTGCCGAGCACTTTCAGAAGGAGGGGAAGATCCTGTTCCCGAGCGCACTCGAGGTGATCACCGAGACGGAATGGAGGAAGATCCGCCGTGAGTTCGATGAGATCGGCTACACCCCGTTCGCGTCGAAAGTCCCTCCGGCGCCCGCGGTCGATGCAGAGCTCGAAGCGGAGGGCGAGGCCGGTGAGATCAGGTTCGCCGCTGGGTCATTGTCACCGCAGGAGATCGAAGCGATCTTCGATAACCTTCCGGTCGACATCACGTTCATCGACAAGGATGACCGCGTCCGCTACTTCAACCAGGCGCCGGACCGAATCTTCGTCCGCAGCCCGGCGATCGTCGGGCGGGCGGTACAGAACTGCCACCCGCAGAAGAGCGTGGCGATCGTGAATCGGATCCTGGAGGAGTTCAAGGCCGGGACGCGGGATGTGGCGGAGTTCTGGATCAACATGGGAGACAAGACGGTCTACATCCGTTACTTCCCGGTGCGGGACGGAAACGGCGAGTACCTCGGCACGCTCGAGGTCACTCAGGACATAACCAAGATAAAGTCGCTCGCCGGGGAGAAGCGACTCCTCGACGAGGCCTAAGGAGGAACGATGACAGAAGGACTGAAGATGTTCTGTTACCAGTGCTCGCAGACCGTGGGCGGAACCGGGTGCACGGTACAGGGGGTGTGCGGGAAGACCGCGACCGTGGCCCGGCTGCAGGATAACCTGCTCCTCGCGACCAAGGGGATGTCGGCCTACCTCTACCACGCCCGCGAGCTCGGCTACACCGACCCGGAGATCGACGCGTTTCTCGAGCGCGTCTTCTACGCGACGTTCACCAACGTCAACTTCGACGCCGAAGACCTGGTCCGATTTGCAGTCGAGGCCGGGGAGATGAACCTGCGCACGATGCGTCTCCTCAAGAAGGCGCACATCGATACGTTCGGCGAGCCGGAACCGACGCAGGTAAAGACCGGGACGGTGCCGGGACACGCGATCATCGCCACCGGCCACGGGCTGAAGGCGCTGCACGAACTGCTGAAACAGACAGAAGGAACGGGGATCAACGTCTATACCCACTCCGAGCTCCTTCCGGCACACGGCTATCCCGGCCTGAAGCGCTACGATCATCTCGTCGGAAACCTGGGTAAATCATGGTTCGATCAAAAGAAGCTGTTCTCAGAAGTGCCAGCAGCGATCCTCGGAACGTCGAACTGCGTGTTGCTGCCGAAGGACGACTACAAGGATCGGATGTTCACCACCGGCCCAGCGAAGCTCCCCGGCGTGACCCACATCCCGGGATACGACTACTCGGCGGTGATCGAGAAGGCGCTGTCGCTCCCCGAGCTTCCGGATGCACCGGGGGATGTGACCCTGACCACCGGGTTCTCCCTCAAGGCGATCCTCCCGCTCGCAGATAAAATCAAGTCGTTGGTAGAATCCGGGAAGATCAGGCACTTCTTCCTCGTCGGGGGATGCGACGCCCCGCTGCGCAAATCGACGTATTATCGGGAATTTGTGCAGGCCCTCCCGTCCGACACGATCGTTCTCACCCTCGCCTGCGGGAAGTTCCGGTTCAACGACCTCGACCTCGGAGATATCGACGGGATCCCGCGGCTGATCGACCTCGGCCAGTGCAACGACTCGATCGTGGCGGTAGACATCGCCCAGGCGCTCGCCGAACTGTTCGGGGTCGGGGTGAACGATCTTCCGCTCACCCTCGTCCTGTCGTGGATGGAGCAGAAGGCGGTCGCGATCCTGTGGTCGCTCCTCGCCCTCGGGATCAAGGGGATCTACCTCGGTCCGATCCTCCCGGCGTGGGTGAACGACGACATCCTCAAGGTCCTCCAGGATAGCTACGACCTGCGGCTGATCGGCGATCCGCAGGAGGACATCTCGCGAATGCTCGGAGGTTGAAGTGAAACCAAGAAAGATCAGCGAACGGGTGAGCTTCCTCGGGGCGCAGGACTTCGATCGAAGGCTGTTCGACGAGCTGATCCCGCTTCCCGACGGGACGAGCTACAACGCCTATCTCATCAAGGGGAGTGAGAAGACCGCACTCATCGATACCGTCGACCCGGAAAAGAGCGACGTTCTCCTGGACCAGCTCGCCGGGGTGGAATCGCTCGACTACCTGGTCTGCCAGCACGTGGAGCAGGACCACTCCGGAACGATCCCGCAGGTCCTGGCGCGGTATCCCGACGTCCAGGTGCTGGCGAGCCCGAAGGCAAAATCGATGCTCGTCGATCACCTCCATCTCGATCCGGAGAAAATCACGGAGGTGGGAGACGGGGAGACGGTCTCCCTCGGGGATCGGACCCTCGAGTTCATTCACGCCCCGTGGGTCCACTGGCCGGAGACGATCCTCACCTACCTGCGCGAGGAGGAGATCCTGTTCACGTGTGATTTGTTCGGATCACATCTGGCGACGACTGAGATCTACGCGCACGACCGGGTTCGCGTCTACGAGGCGGCGAAGCGCTACTACGCCGAGATCATGATGCCGTTTCGGAGGATCATCGAAAAGCACCTGACCCGCTTGGAGAACTATGCGATCGAGATGATCGCCCCGAGCCACGGTCCGGTCTACGACGATCCGTCGTTCATCATCGACGCCTACCGCAGCTGGGTCCTCGACCCGCCGGGAAACCTCGTCGTCCTCCCTTATGTCTCGATGCACGGGAGCACGGAGCTGATGGTGGAATACCTGACCTCCGCCCTCGTCGAGCGCGGGGTCGAGGTTGCGCCGTTCAACCTGACGGTGACCGACACAGGCAAATTCACAGAGGCACTTGTCGACGCCGCCACGATTGTCTTCGGGACCCCGACGGTCCTGACCGGACCGCATCCGAGCGTCGTCTCCGCGGCGTACCTCGTCGCCGCGCTGCGGCCGAAGCTGAAGTATGCGGCGATCATCGGCTCGTACGGCTGGGGCGGGAAGGCGGTCGAGGCGGTCAAATCCCTCACCGCTTCGCTCAACCTGGAATGGCTCGATCCGGTGATGGTGAAGGGGCTGCCGCGGGACGAGGACTACGCCAAGCTCGATCGCCTCGCCGATGAGATCGCCGCCCGCCACAAGGAGATAACATGACCGGAACGCCGCTACTGGAAATCGATAACCTTGCGGTGAGCATCGGCGATGAGCCGCTTCTGTCCGGGATCAACATGACCGTTCAGCCGGGAGAGATCCACGTCATCTTCGGGCCGAACGGCTCGGGAAAGTCGAGCCTGATCAAGACGATCATGGGGCTGCCACCGTATCGGGTCGTCTCCGGTGACATCCGGTTCGAGGGAGAGTCGATCCTCGACCTTCCGATCGATGCCCGGGCGCGGCGCGGGATCGGGCTCGCGTTCCAGCAGCCCCCGGCGGTGCGCGACGTCTCGCTCTCCGCACTGGCGAAGGCGCTGAAGCTGGATAAAGAAAGGCTCGCCGAAGCGGCTGACTCCCTCGGGATGAGGCATCACCTCGATCGCGGGCTGAACGACGGGTTCTCCGGCGGGGAACAGAAGCGGGGTGAGCTCCTCCAGCTCCTGCTGCAGCGACCGCGGCTGGTGCTCCTCGACGAGCCGGAGTCCGGGGTCGATGTCGACAGCCTGAAGCTCCTGCGCGGGGTGATCGAGCGCCTGTTCCAGCGGGATCTCCCGATCCGGGAGCGGACGGTGGGCGGGATCATCGTCACCCACACCGGGTCGATCCTCGAGCACCTGCACGCCACGCGCGGCTACGTCCTCGTCGACGGACGGATCATGTGCTCGGGGGCGCCGCTCGACATATTCGATCAGATCTCGAAGCACGGGTTCGGAAACTGCCTTGCCGAGGCGCGAATAAAGGAGCGGATTCATGACTTCCTCAAGGGATAAGATCGATCTACGGAGGGTCGGCTACGACGATTCCGGTGAGACCCCACGCTCGGCGTCGTTCATGCTCGAGGACGACACCACCCGCGTCGCTGCATCCAACGAGCGGAAGCTCGTGATGGCCTCGATCCGCCAGGCGCGGAAGGAACATCCGTGGGTGAGGGAGCTCGAGTGGAGCCTGGTCGACCCCGATACCGACGAGTTCACCCGGATCGTGGCGGACCATCCCGATCCGGCGGGGAACTTCATCCACGTCAAAGAGGGGGCGAAGATCAGGTTCCCGGCCCAGTCCTGTTTCCTGCTGAAAGCAGATCGAAACGAGCAGGTGTTGCATAACGTGATCGTGCTCGAGCCGGGCGCGGAGCTTCACCTGATCACCGGGTGCACCGCCGCGTCGTACTCCAACGCCGGCCGCCACATCGCGGTGACCGAGATCTTCGTCCGGGAGGGGGCGACCCTCACCTATACCATGGTGCACGACTGGGCCCCGGAGGTGGAGGTCCGCCCGCGGACCGGGATCGCGGTCGAGGCGGGGGGAACCTATCTTTCGAACTACATCGCCCTCACCCGGGTCAAGCACATCGACACCAACCCGCTCGCTATAGTTGAGTCGGGCGGCACGGCGCGGTTCAACTCGATCATCTACGCCAAGGGTGGCTCGCACTTCGACGTCGGCGGGAGGATCAGGCTGACGGGCGCCGGTGCCCGCGGTGAGATCACAAGCCGGGTGGTGGCAACCGCAAGCAGCGTGGTCTCGCGCGGGCTGATCGAGGGGGGAAGTGCCGACACCAAGGGGCACATGGAGTGCAACGGGATCATGCTCGATGCCGAGGCGGTGATCCACGCGGTCCCCGAGCTCAAGGCAACCCATCCTGATACCGAGCTGTCGCACGAGGCGGCGGTGGGGAAGATCGCGGGAGAGCAGCTGAACTACCTGATGAGCCGTGGCCTCACCGAGGAACAGGCGCGAGCGCTGATCATCCGCGGATTTTTAGATGTGAAGATCAAGGGGCTGCCAACATCACTGCAGAAGGTGATCGACACGATGATCGAGCAGGCGATGAGCAAAGAAGCGATTTAAAACCAAAAAGGCAAAAGGAGGTCAATATATGCGTCCGATGACGGAAGAGAACCTGAAGGCGGCGTTTGCCGGCGAGTCACAGGCGCACATGCGCTACCTGATCTTCGCCGAGCAGGCAGAAAAGGAAGGGAAGAGAAACCTGGCGCGGCTGTTCCGCGCGATCGCCTACGCCGAGCAGGTGCACGCGACGAACCACTATCGCGAGCTCGGACTGATCGGCGATTCTCCGAGCAACCTGCAGGAGGCGATAAACGGCGAGACGTTCGAGGTGAAGGAGATGTACCCGGCGTACGACGCGGTGGCGAAGCTCCAAGGCGAGAGCGGTGCGACCCGCTCGATCCACTACGCCCTCGAGGCAGAGAAGATCCACGCCGGGATGTACGCGGAAGCGAAGAGAAAGGCCGACGCAGGAGCCGACGTCGAGATCGGGAAGGTCTACATCTGCCCGATCTGCGGCTACACAGTTGAGGGCGAGGCCCCGGACAAGTGCCCGGTGTGCGGTGCCCAGCGTGAATCGTTCAGAGAATTTTAAAGGAGGCAACAGATGAGACTTGGTGAACTGATAAAGACTGGAGCACAGGAAGGAAAAGAGAAGCACGTCCCGGTGATCGAGATCATTGACGGTGGGAAAGCGGTGAAGAT
Proteins encoded in this window:
- a CDS encoding ABC transporter ATP-binding protein, which encodes MTGTPLLEIDNLAVSIGDEPLLSGINMTVQPGEIHVIFGPNGSGKSSLIKTIMGLPPYRVVSGDIRFEGESILDLPIDARARRGIGLAFQQPPAVRDVSLSALAKALKLDKERLAEAADSLGMRHHLDRGLNDGFSGGEQKRGELLQLLLQRPRLVLLDEPESGVDVDSLKLLRGVIERLFQRDLPIRERTVGGIIVTHTGSILEHLHATRGYVLVDGRIMCSGAPLDIFDQISKHGFGNCLAEARIKERIHDFLKG
- a CDS encoding SufD family Fe-S cluster assembly protein, with the protein product MTSSRDKIDLRRVGYDDSGETPRSASFMLEDDTTRVAASNERKLVMASIRQARKEHPWVRELEWSLVDPDTDEFTRIVADHPDPAGNFIHVKEGAKIRFPAQSCFLLKADRNEQVLHNVIVLEPGAELHLITGCTAASYSNAGRHIAVTEIFVREGATLTYTMVHDWAPEVEVRPRTGIAVEAGGTYLSNYIALTRVKHIDTNPLAIVESGGTARFNSIIYAKGGSHFDVGGRIRLTGAGARGEITSRVVATASSVVSRGLIEGGSADTKGHMECNGIMLDAEAVIHAVPELKATHPDTELSHEAAVGKIAGEQLNYLMSRGLTEEQARALIIRGFLDVKIKGLPTSLQKVIDTMIEQAMSKEAI
- a CDS encoding rubrerythrin family protein; translated protein: MRPMTEENLKAAFAGESQAHMRYLIFAEQAEKEGKRNLARLFRAIAYAEQVHATNHYRELGLIGDSPSNLQEAINGETFEVKEMYPAYDAVAKLQGESGATRSIHYALEAEKIHAGMYAEAKRKADAGADVEIGKVYICPICGYTVEGEAPDKCPVCGAQRESFREF